The following are from one region of the Acidobacteriota bacterium genome:
- a CDS encoding polysaccharide deacetylase family protein, producing the protein MRVGGDSHRCATCGKPLRPGDRRPFEPFTYCSLPCFRTWIHLSGTEREHRLARPPAPPPCRSAGNAEGPRIRPRTRKALAALAVLTVAVAVGLLFALIGQAPAPSTAPGTPPTNAGLPETPPEAGRTPIRPPAPEPHPAPSPETVPPAPEATAPKPPGKIAPDNGAPAGGTGLGHSRRASAGDLAVRPEPEDLPVAFSEQVVEAVENGAPEANGIHGMVRGRRDISEISLTFDGSWDNRGVDPILAALASRQIRATFFLSGPFLRAHPDTVRRIVHAGHEVGNHLWEHIHLTTFTRNRRHDLVPGMTRARFHRLLTENEAIFHRITGVRMAKLWRAPYGETNPTLEGWAGELGYIHVSWTNDPGRGRSMDTLDWVSDPASRRYLSANQIRDRIIGFDLGRQGGANGAIILMHVGSQRRGDYPWEQLNEVIDRMRAKGYSFVPAGRLASEFLTRRPIPVPDLASP; encoded by the coding sequence ATGAGGGTGGGCGGAGACTCCCACCGCTGCGCGACCTGCGGGAAACCCCTCCGGCCCGGTGACCGCCGCCCCTTCGAACCGTTCACCTACTGTTCCCTTCCCTGTTTCAGGACCTGGATCCACCTTTCCGGCACGGAGCGCGAACACCGGCTCGCCCGTCCCCCGGCCCCCCCGCCTTGCCGGTCCGCCGGAAATGCCGAAGGGCCCCGCATCCGACCCCGGACCCGGAAGGCCCTGGCGGCCTTGGCCGTGCTCACCGTGGCGGTCGCGGTCGGCCTGCTCTTCGCCCTGATCGGCCAGGCCCCGGCCCCGTCAACGGCGCCGGGGACGCCGCCCACGAACGCCGGTTTGCCGGAAACGCCGCCGGAGGCCGGTCGAACGCCCATTCGCCCCCCGGCCCCGGAACCGCACCCGGCCCCGTCGCCCGAAACGGTCCCGCCCGCACCCGAAGCGACCGCCCCGAAACCGCCCGGGAAAATCGCCCCGGACAACGGGGCCCCAGCCGGCGGCACCGGACTCGGGCACTCGCGCCGGGCCAGTGCCGGGGACCTTGCCGTGCGCCCGGAGCCGGAGGACCTCCCCGTGGCGTTTTCGGAGCAGGTCGTCGAGGCGGTCGAGAACGGGGCCCCCGAGGCCAACGGGATCCACGGCATGGTCCGCGGTCGCAGGGACATCTCCGAGATCAGCCTGACCTTCGACGGGAGCTGGGACAACCGGGGGGTCGACCCCATCCTGGCCGCGCTGGCATCCCGCCAAATCCGGGCGACCTTTTTCCTCTCGGGGCCCTTCCTCCGCGCCCACCCCGACACGGTGCGCCGGATCGTCCACGCCGGCCACGAGGTCGGGAACCACCTGTGGGAACACATCCACCTCACCACCTTCACCCGGAACCGGCGCCACGACCTGGTCCCCGGGATGACGCGGGCGCGTTTCCACCGCCTGCTGACGGAAAACGAGGCGATCTTCCACCGGATCACGGGCGTGAGGATGGCGAAACTCTGGCGCGCCCCCTACGGGGAGACAAACCCGACCCTCGAGGGCTGGGCCGGCGAGCTGGGCTACATCCACGTCTCCTGGACGAACGACCCCGGCCGGGGCCGCTCCATGGACACCCTGGACTGGGTCTCCGACCCCGCCTCCCGCCGCTACCTTTCGGCCAACCAGATCCGGGACCGCATCATCGGCTTCGACCTGGGCCGGCAGGGGGGGGCCAACGGCGCCATCATCCTGATGCACGTCGGGAGCCAGCGCCGGGGGGACTACCCCTGGGAGCAGCTCAACGAGGTCATCGACCGGATGCGCGCGAAAGGGTACAGCTTCGTTCCCGCCGGCCGGCTGGCCTCCGAGTTCCTGACGCGACGGCCGATCCCCGTTCCGGACCTCGCGAGTCCGTGA
- a CDS encoding amidohydrolase: MKGNPEDRLTILKNAQILTMNARQETWQGDILIEEGKITGIGKYDTSLSNVVQLDGRIVCPGFVQTHVHLCRTIFRGLPAWRRHGAGLRRTLTALEAALTTETAYLGAMIAGMELIACGTTSVMTMEPARHMDPVFEAMRTLGLRAVVARSMPEDSPGLPFPLREKPAAAIKDCLRLIKQWDGKEDGRLRFAVAPQAIPADGDSAFRLALELARDQNVPIVMHGAEFPEDVHRCMEKTGRRTIAALLSQGVPGNRLFLAHGVWVDDEEMALMAKEGVHVLHCPTSNLSLGAGVAMITEMVRDGIRVTLGSDGVPGSENLDIFGEMRLAYALQSQRKGTEALEPADILRMATADGARALGMDAVTGSLEIGKRADLVILKPNVFHAGFAANPANALVRACTPANVETVMINGDFVFRNGRFFGMNKEETVEKATRAVPELLRLAEQYGASNPGPVS; encoded by the coding sequence ATGAAAGGGAACCCGGAAGATCGACTGACCATTCTGAAGAACGCCCAGATCCTCACGATGAACGCCCGGCAGGAGACCTGGCAGGGCGACATCCTCATCGAGGAGGGGAAGATCACCGGCATCGGCAAGTACGACACCTCCCTGTCCAACGTGGTCCAACTCGACGGGCGGATCGTCTGCCCGGGGTTCGTCCAGACCCACGTTCACCTCTGCCGGACCATTTTCCGCGGCCTCCCCGCCTGGCGTCGACACGGCGCCGGCCTCCGGCGCACGCTGACCGCCCTCGAGGCGGCGCTGACGACCGAGACCGCCTACCTGGGCGCCATGATCGCCGGCATGGAACTCATCGCCTGCGGGACCACCTCCGTGATGACCATGGAACCCGCCCGGCACATGGACCCGGTGTTCGAGGCCATGCGCACCCTCGGTCTCCGGGCGGTGGTCGCCCGGAGCATGCCCGAGGACTCCCCCGGTCTCCCCTTCCCGCTCCGGGAGAAGCCGGCGGCGGCCATCAAGGATTGTCTCCGCCTGATCAAGCAGTGGGACGGCAAGGAGGACGGGCGGCTCCGTTTCGCAGTGGCTCCCCAGGCCATCCCCGCCGACGGCGACTCGGCCTTCCGGCTGGCGCTGGAACTCGCCCGGGACCAGAACGTGCCCATCGTCATGCACGGGGCCGAGTTCCCGGAAGACGTCCACCGATGCATGGAGAAGACCGGTCGCCGGACCATCGCCGCGCTCCTCTCCCAGGGCGTGCCCGGGAACCGGCTGTTCCTGGCCCACGGCGTGTGGGTGGACGACGAGGAGATGGCCCTGATGGCGAAGGAGGGTGTTCACGTCCTCCACTGCCCGACCTCCAACCTGAGCCTGGGGGCCGGGGTGGCCATGATCACCGAGATGGTCCGGGACGGCATCCGGGTGACCCTTGGTTCGGACGGCGTCCCCGGCAGCGAGAACCTCGACATCTTCGGGGAGATGCGGCTGGCTTACGCCCTCCAGTCACAGCGGAAGGGAACCGAGGCCCTCGAGCCCGCCGACATCCTCCGGATGGCCACCGCGGACGGGGCCCGCGCCCTGGGGATGGACGCCGTGACCGGGTCCCTGGAGATCGGCAAAAGGGCGGACCTGGTCATCTTGAAACCCAACGTGTTCCACGCGGGGTTCGCCGCCAACCCCGCCAACGCCCTGGTCCGGGCCTGCACGCCCGCCAACGTGGAAACCGTGATGATCAACGGAGACTTCGTCTTCCGAAACGGCCGTTTCTTCGGGATGAACAAGGAAGAGACCGTCGAAAAGGCCACCCGTGCCGTCCCGGAGCTTCTCCGCCTCGCGGAGCAGTACGGGGCCTCGAACCCCGGGCCGGTGTCATGA
- a CDS encoding protein kinase: MKECKRCGACFPDTHLGCPDHGDTLEPSQEGSPCIDGKYLLQQRLGHGGMGVVYRARHLHVGKDFAVKLISRRVNPGDDETFRRFRTEALALGKLAHPDIVTVTDFGIDPRSGGLPYLVMEYLEGQPLNRLPPPTPEAAMEILGHVASALDYAHAQGILHRDLKPSNIFVNPDGNGESVQVKVLDFGLAKILSPDSEPRQDASSPGTGGAPPRGGDIHDLDTHPAGAFSLPDSLFARPGFPDGDTTRSDSCIGTPGYMAPESVSGLHSVSSDIYSFGVIAYELFTGQPPFAGNVLEVITRKIMGDPLSPSTVSAVPPEMDAPLLHALQKSPAERPPTATAAVEALRASFRAAQQRLWKARAYPRRALAALIVALVGAWGWLHLVETPFCRKLENPLVDLRFSLASPRSPAVPVQLVLFDDATLEADPTPLPEKGEEAGKVMTAILDAGARGIAVDILLPDQWGRTAFTDLVFRYPDRVVLASFSQGDRVIGPEVFRNDPLVCAALNDRYPGWEDRIFAFVNIEPDSDGVFRRMTPRFIDRRGVRRPSLACRMAQFAGKRPEADAPCLIDFTIDQRMIPTLSWKDVAREVRENPGRFRDRVVLVGADFTGSSDRIFRVPPGGGGAGETTGVVLQALQMETLASGTAPRPLRGFGATALAGFFCLLSALAVLMPARKSSILSLLLLVVIMVGVVAVTLFRLDLGLLGVAATWVGVLASAAAALVYRVFFPSALPAGRSVIPLALCVPGTASRAADAGTETVIKEV, encoded by the coding sequence ATGAAAGAATGCAAGCGATGCGGGGCCTGTTTCCCGGACACCCACCTCGGGTGCCCCGACCATGGCGACACCCTCGAGCCGAGCCAGGAGGGCTCGCCCTGCATCGACGGGAAGTACCTCCTCCAGCAGCGGCTCGGGCACGGCGGAATGGGCGTCGTCTACCGGGCGAGACACCTCCACGTGGGGAAGGACTTCGCCGTCAAGCTCATCAGTCGCCGGGTCAACCCCGGCGACGACGAAACCTTCCGCCGGTTCCGCACCGAGGCCCTGGCCCTGGGCAAACTCGCCCACCCCGACATCGTGACCGTCACCGACTTCGGCATCGACCCCCGTTCCGGGGGCCTCCCCTACCTGGTCATGGAGTACCTGGAAGGTCAACCGCTGAACCGGCTGCCCCCCCCGACCCCCGAGGCGGCCATGGAGATCCTGGGGCACGTGGCGTCGGCCCTCGACTACGCCCATGCCCAGGGGATCCTCCACCGGGACCTCAAGCCCTCGAACATCTTCGTCAATCCCGACGGCAACGGGGAAAGCGTGCAGGTCAAGGTCCTCGACTTCGGGCTGGCCAAGATCCTGTCCCCGGATTCCGAACCCCGTCAGGACGCGTCGTCGCCGGGCACCGGTGGAGCCCCGCCCCGCGGCGGGGACATCCACGACCTCGACACTCACCCCGCAGGAGCCTTCAGCCTGCCCGACAGCCTCTTTGCCCGGCCGGGTTTCCCCGACGGCGACACCACCCGGTCCGACTCCTGCATCGGCACACCCGGCTACATGGCGCCCGAGTCGGTCAGCGGCCTGCACTCGGTTTCCTCGGACATCTACTCCTTCGGGGTCATCGCCTACGAACTCTTCACGGGCCAACCCCCGTTCGCCGGAAACGTCCTCGAGGTGATCACCCGGAAGATCATGGGCGACCCCCTGTCCCCCTCGACGGTCTCCGCCGTTCCCCCGGAGATGGACGCCCCCCTGCTCCATGCGCTCCAGAAGAGCCCCGCGGAACGCCCCCCCACGGCGACCGCCGCCGTCGAGGCCCTCCGCGCGTCGTTCCGGGCCGCTCAGCAGAGGCTCTGGAAAGCCCGGGCCTACCCGCGCCGCGCGCTCGCAGCCCTGATCGTGGCCCTCGTGGGGGCGTGGGGCTGGCTCCACCTCGTCGAGACCCCCTTCTGCCGCAAACTGGAGAACCCCCTGGTGGACCTCCGTTTCAGCCTGGCGTCCCCCCGCTCCCCGGCCGTTCCCGTCCAGCTCGTCCTCTTCGACGACGCCACCCTCGAGGCGGACCCCACACCCCTCCCGGAAAAAGGCGAGGAGGCCGGCAAGGTCATGACCGCGATCCTGGACGCCGGGGCCCGGGGAATCGCCGTGGACATCCTCCTTCCCGACCAGTGGGGAAGGACGGCATTCACGGACCTGGTCTTCCGCTACCCCGACCGGGTGGTGCTGGCGTCCTTCTCCCAGGGCGACCGGGTGATCGGGCCCGAGGTGTTCCGGAACGACCCCCTGGTCTGCGCCGCCCTGAACGACCGCTACCCGGGGTGGGAGGACCGGATCTTCGCCTTCGTGAACATCGAACCCGACAGTGACGGGGTCTTTCGCCGCATGACGCCCCGTTTCATCGACCGCCGCGGCGTCCGCAGGCCGTCCCTCGCCTGCCGGATGGCCCAGTTCGCGGGGAAACGGCCGGAGGCCGACGCCCCCTGCCTGATCGACTTCACCATCGATCAGCGGATGATCCCGACGCTGTCGTGGAAGGACGTCGCCCGGGAGGTCAGGGAGAACCCCGGGCGTTTCCGGGACCGGGTTGTCCTGGTGGGGGCCGACTTCACCGGGTCCAGCGACCGGATCTTCCGGGTGCCCCCCGGCGGCGGCGGCGCAGGGGAGACGACAGGGGTCGTCCTGCAGGCCCTCCAGATGGAAACCCTGGCTTCCGGCACCGCCCCGCGGCCGCTCAGGGGCTTCGGCGCCACGGCGCTCGCCGGGTTTTTCTGCCTTCTCTCCGCCCTGGCGGTCCTGATGCCGGCCCGGAAGTCTTCGATCTTGTCCCTTCTTCTTCTCGTTGTTATAATGGTGGGTGTCGTTGCCGTCACCCTTTTCCGCCTCGACCTGGGGTTGCTCGGAGTGGCGGCGACGTGGGTCGGTGTGCTGGCGTCCGCAGCGGCTGCCCTGGTTTACCGGGTCTTTTTTCCGTCCGCCCTGCCTGCCGGCCGGTCGGTCATCCCCCTGGCCTTATGCGTTCCCGGCACGGCCTCGCGAGCCGCCGACGCCGGTACGGAGACGGTCATCAAGGAGGTCTGA